TTAATTTACGtaatgaagacaaaacaaaccaatGTAATTGCTATATTATAGatctttgattaaaataaatatcatgtTGTCTTTAGTACCTGTAACTTGGAAGGATGGCTGAAATACGGAACTTCACTTGGGCAGTGGAAGATATTTTCAAGGAAACTTTTCTGACTTACATGAACGGCTGGAggaaaaacatgacaaaagcagcagatgaaCTGCAAGCCAAGGTTGACGCTGAAAACTTTGACTATGTTATCCTTTATCTGATGGTGATGATTGGTATGTTCTCCTTCATTATTGTGGCAATCTTGGTGAGTACTGTGAAGTCAAAGAGGCGAGAGCACTCCCATGACCCTTATCATCAGTACATTGTTGAGGACTGGGGTGAGAAGTATAAAAGCCAGGTTCTCA
This is a stretch of genomic DNA from Cygnus atratus isolate AKBS03 ecotype Queensland, Australia chromosome 1, CAtr_DNAZoo_HiC_assembly, whole genome shotgun sequence. It encodes these proteins:
- the KCNE2 gene encoding potassium voltage-gated channel subfamily E member 2, which produces MAEIRNFTWAVEDIFKETFLTYMNGWRKNMTKAADELQAKVDAENFDYVILYLMVMIGMFSFIIVAILVSTVKSKRREHSHDPYHQYIVEDWGEKYKSQVLNREDLKCVIHENFGARDKTSPGSP